The genome window AGGGGTACAAGCCCTGAGGGCCTTTCGGTGGCTGGAGCACAGGGACTACAGCTGGACATTCGGGTCCATGGATGAGGTAGGGGTGGAATCTATGACTCAGGACAGGAAGACCATCATTGGTGAAGGGGAGCAGGTCTCAGGGCAGGGccccaggagaccctggttggaggTGGGAGTGGGAATTCAAATTCCAGCAGCATTTCCAGGCCTGAAGTATGTGGGTTTGGGGCCCCTTTGGGGCTctcactcccccctcccccatgaCTTGACTGACAAAAAAGAAGAGACTCATCCAAGGCCACAGGGTGGAAAGTGGCTCTTCCTGCCCCTCCCTAATCTGCCCTTTGGAGTTAGACCTGGGGCTTCCAGCCTCCCAAGGAGAGGGTGCGGCCCCCTTCCAGTCCCACCCCAGCGCTTATCACAGGATTGCTGACCTTGAGGATGATAACAGCCAGATCTGGAGCCTcctctggggtgggggcagctcaggACCCAGGGAGGTGGAGGATGTTGGAGGATGGCCTACTTGGAGCTGGTGGGCTCCGATTCCCAGGGCCCACACACAGGCAGGGGGAGCCATGGCTCAGATTTGGTAAAGTTTACTGCGGGGAGCTGGAGAGGAACAGCCAGGGGGGCTCCCCAAGGAGATGTGCTGTCTCCAGCCTTGGCTCAGCTAGGGCCTAGGGCTGACATGTGTTTCTGCTGTTGAGGGCAGGGTCAGGCTGCAGGATGACCAGTCCTGCCATCTGGGAGCTGGGTTGCTGCAGACAGGGGGGAACCGGTTGAGTGGCGCTAGGCAAACTGGTCGTCTCACCCCACCCAGAGCTGGGTGGAGTTCCTGGTACCTGGAACAGCGCCCCCTCCTGGACAGCCTGGGCTCCTTCCTGGATGGCCTTACCCTCCTCCTGAAAGGCCTTACCCTCCTCCTGGATGGCCTTCTCTCCCTCCAGGATGGCCCTTGCTTCCTCTTTCAGGCTTTTATACAAGGAGTCAGGCTGGAACAAAGGGTTGCAGGGGCCAGAGGTGGGTAGACGACGCCAGGCAGGACAGCCTGCCAGGGGCCTGCCTAGGAGCAGGgctgagaggtggggagggggcaccacAAAGGAGGCGGGTCCTGGGTTGAGGTCTCACCAGGTCTCGAAGCTTCTCCCCGAGAGCCAGATTGTCGGCTTGGATAGTGCTGAGCGACTCCTGAAGCCTAGGGTTGAAAGGGAGACCCGCCCCCTCAGCCCCCAGACTTGTCCTAGGCAGCCCCCCATGAGCTCCTGATCTGGAATAGCCACAAGCCCAGGGATTCACCAGGAGCCCGGTCTGGTTCTGGCAAAGCCATAGGCAGGGAGGGAATTCATTTCCCCCTTGTGACTGGCAGCAGGGGACCTAGAGGCAGATGAatcctgcttctcttctttagCAAGGGGAGATCCAGCTGCTGTCTTGCATGTACTGGCCCGGGAACCCTCTAAAGGAGCCTTGGGCTAGCCGCCCACCCCTCTGGTCTGCAGTGGGGGCTGTGGCAGGGTTCTGTGTGGTTTCTGTGTGGAATTAGCCTGGCCGAGCTCCTTGGCCAGCTGTAGATGAATACGTGTTGACCACTCAGATCCATGGCTGTGGGAATCTCTTGCAGCCTTGGGGAATGACTGTCACACTCCTCCCACCCCAAGACCTCTGTCTCCAGGTGGAGTTTGGACCCTGGCATCGCCACTGATAGACAAGCGGCCATGGGACTGTGCAGACCTAAGCTCCAGAGCCTGACATCCAGAGAACTGACCACCCCCATCCCCTTTCTCCACAGACCAAAATACCTCTCAAGTTCTTGGACATTTAAAGATGGCGGCCCCTTGCAGGCAACGTCATAGACTGCCCGCTAATCGGGCACATGGGCACATTGATGGGAAAGGGCTGTGGCCCCCACTCCTCTGGGACAGGACATACAAGCCACTGATGCTTGAGAGGGAAGGGACCTACTGGCTAGTAAGGAGGTCACCCAGAGCAGAACAGAGagcaggaaagggaaggagggaaggaagagggccCAGTGAAGGCGCCAACTTACATCAAGCCCCAGGCCCTGCACTCCATTCTGGGAAACCCTGtccccctccctgtccccacctGGCCCTGTCCGGCTCACCTCAGGCAAACATTTTGCAAATGGCTCATTTCCTTTGAGGTCTGCTGAGGGCCCCAGTCTTCCTTATCCAGGAACTGGGACTCCTGGAGGTCCAAGTCCCTGGGTGGGTGCACAGTGAGGACTGGACctgaggctggaggctggggagggtggggtgagcAGAGGGGAAACCCAGCCCAAGGCCCAGGCTTCTTCAGTCCTGCCTGGGCCACCCCCACACACACGCCTCAAGGCTGAGTCCTGGCCCAGGTCTGAATGTTGATGGTGGAGAGGcaccctctgccccctcccctctcacCCGGCTCACGTGGCCTTACTCTGCAGGGTCGCTGGCGGGCTCGATTGCGGTCAGGAGGGTAAACAGGAATGGGGCGCTGGCTTCCTGCTCCTGGCCCAGCTGCTGCtctgaagaatctgaaaaagatggcTTTGGCAGAGAGGGTGCCCTGGTGACTGAGGCGGCATGAGGCTGGCTGGCCGCCTGAGAACTGGGGTCTTCCCACACCCGACAGTCAGAGGATGAGTGCAGTGGCGAGGGGTTCAGGCCTCCCTCCAGGAAGAAGAATTTctccagcccccccacccccgctacCCTCGGCCTTGGGAGGTCCGGTCACCTCTGTGTCCGGCTCTCCGGAGATCTGAGTGTCTTCTGACTTCTGCTCCGCAGCAGGTGGCGGCGCTGGCTTCTCCTCGGGCTCCGAGTGGGCTGTTTGTCCATCCCAGGGACACTGAGGGAGATGGTAACTCACTTGGTGAGCCACCCCCACTGTCCCACTGGTCTCCCCTTTCCAGCCTCCCCTGCTTTTCTTGCAGTGGCCTCAGTAGGTAAAATATAGGACACccagtgaaatttgaatttcagaataaATGGTCATTTTTTCAAGCATATCTCAAACATTGCACAAGCCACACTCATActttaaaaagtgtttgtttttcatctgaaattcaaatttcactggGGTGTCTTgtgttttatctggcaaccctaccAAAGCTATATGGTAATGGTATCTTGTCAACTGAATTCTTGCAAATGCAAGGTGTTCCTGGTAACTTTGCTTGGAAACTTTGCTTTAGAAATatctccaaaagaaataaaaataattcacacaGAGGTCCACAGTAGCCGACTGACAGccagaagaaaaactgaaaccTGCCTAAAGGGCCCAAATACAAGGAGAGGGAAGTAAGCAATGACTTATGATTGTGATAGAATGCAATCCACTCTGAAGTTAATGGTCTCCAGTAAACACTGGTCCACCAAACTCTGTCCTTGAGCCAAGCGTTACGCTGGATACTGAGACCACACAGACAGATGATTGTGACCAAGTTCTGCCCAGAAGCCCCCAgagatgggggcaggggtggccGAGGCTCTCAGATGCCCACTGTGTAGGGACATGTGCCATCCAGAAGCCTGTAAAGAAAGCCTTGACTGAGAGGGCCACTTGGCTTAGGAAATCCAGAAAGACTCCACCAGCGGGTGCTGCTTGATCTACGAGTGGAGTGTCTTGgccaaagaaggaagaagggcaaTCCAAAAGAGGAAGTGGCTTGGGCAGGATGATGCCAACGGACATTACACATTCAGACGTGGGGTGCTCCCACTGAGAGCCAGGGTGAGCAGGCCTGGGCTGTGGCCCCCAGGGGACAAGGAAGAGTTGaagtaggagatagatgggcccctGGGCCAGAGACCTGGTGTTTGTCAAGTGGAATAAAATTGAAGCTTTGTCCTCAGCCAGGTGAGAACCATGCcccatttccttcctccattGATATGGAGGGAATGAAGTAATGGTGGGGAATTTGTTGCAGCAAAGATAGAAATGAGACTTTCCTGATaactaagaaaaataaggaaacaatgaaCAGGCTGGGGAAACAGCACAAACAGGCCTGAAATAGTTAGGCAATCTTGGGTATTCTTTACTGTTACAAAAGCTAACAAACAGCTTTTAGCTGGACTTGTCCTTCACAAAGCCAAACAGAGCAAATCACTCTCTGACTCCACATGAATCACACTCTGCACCCAGCACTCTTCTCCCCCACACTCTTCCGTAGCATTCTTCATTTCAGAAAGACGGTCACGGGCCGATAACCAGAAAAGACCAACCCCAGTTACCATCTGCCTGATGCCAGCTGTGGctgatttgaaatttttaaaaaaatatctatttctctttaaaaattttacgtatttattttgtctgtgctgggtcttcattgctgcacgcaggctttctctagttgtggctgccAGGAGCTTGTTTTGCTGCAGTACttagggcttctcattgtggtggcttctcttgttgcagagcacaggctctaggaacacaggcttagttgctccatggcatgtgggatcttcccggaccagggatcaaacttgagttcactgcattggcgggtggattcttaaccactggaccatcagggaagtccctgttttgaaatcttgcaaaaggaaaaaaaaaaaacaaaaaaccacaagaCTTTCATGAGGATATAAAACCTCTGTCTTTTCtgggggcacagttcttgaggtgcTGGCCTGCAGTttcctctttgcctggcaaagaatAAAGctactcttccttttttcctccaaactctgtctctgtatttctaGTCAGCATCAGTGAACCGGGAGCCAAGATTTTAGCGTCAGTGTGGGAGATCTTTGGGTGTTTCTGTTGATCGTCTCAGCCGTGGCTGGGCAGGTGGACGGGAGGAGGAGACCCTGGGGGCAGAAGCTCAGGGCCTTGAGGGTGAAGGAGAGTGGCATTCACGACTGCTGCCTGTGACAAGTGTCTACTCTGAGTTGTACCATGGAAGGCGAGCATGAGACGCTGTCAGGCCACAAACGCAGGCCTCACATGGTCTGCATATGCTACGCACCAATGCACCACACAGGGTTGCCCAATAGAATACAGGATGCCTGGTTAAATCTGAGTGCCAGATAAACAATGAGTTTTGTTTTAGTGTGATGATATTCCAAATATTGCAAGGGACATACTTGTCCTGCAagattattatttattgaatttgggACATGATTACGTTAAGTAGaaaattcattgtttatctgacaTTCAAATTTAACCAGGAATCCTGCATATTTTTGTGGGCAACCCTAACGCCATGCCCACCTATTGGTGCCCATCAGAGGAAACTGGGAGGCACGAACAGCTTTCTGGCTAGAATTAGTAACCAGAAAGTATTGGAAAAGATGATTGGAGATATAGGAGAGTATCTGAACAATAAGAAATATGGAAAGTTGTAACACGATAGGGAGTCCAGGGTCACTAGTTCTTTGACTTCCCTTTGTGTCCACATCAGCCTCAGCTTGGCTGTCTAACAGCTGACTGCATGAAAGCTCTCTCCCCCAGGCCACCGAGCACTTTCCCAGAGAATGCCTGGCATTCCCTTGGTGCCCCATCAGGGTTCCACTGGCCAAGCATTAGAGGTGATTAATTCAGATTTAGACAGAAGACAGCTCCAAGCTGAAAATCCATAGACCCATGTTGGAGTCTCGCTCTGCGATTCAAAGATGGGGCAGCCCCAAGCACTCAGGTTCAGTTTCCTAGCCTATAAAAtggatatcagttcagtcgctcagttgtgtccgactctttgtgaccccatggactgcagcacaccaggcttccctgtccatcaccaactcccggaacctactcaaactcatgtccattgcatcagtgatactatccaaccatctcatcctctgtcgtccccttctcctcctgccttcagtctttcccagcatcagggtctttttcaataagtcagttctttgcatcaagtggccaaagtattaagagtttcagcttcagcatcagtccttccaaagaatattcaggactgattttctttaggatggactggttggatctccttgcagtccaagggactctcaagagtcttctccaacatcacaattcaaaagcatcaattcttcagtgctcagctttctttatggtccaactctcacatccatacatgactactggaaaaaccatagctctgactagacggacctctgttgacaaagtaatgtctctgctttttaatatgctgtctagcttgatcatagtttttcttccaaggagcaagtgtcttttaatttcatggctacagtcatgatctgcagtgattttggagccacccccccaataaagtctctcactgtttccattgtttccccatctatttgccatgaagtgatgggaccagatgccatgatcttcgttttctgaatgttgagttttaagccaactttttcactctcctctttcactttcatcaaggggctctttatttcttcttcactttctgccataaaggtggtgtcatctgcatatctgaagttattgatatttctcccggcaatcttgattccagcttgtgcttcagccagcccagcatttcacatgatgtactctgcatataagttaaataagcagggtgacaatatacagccttaatgtactcctttcccagtttggaaccagtctgttgttccacattcgttctaactgttgcttcttgacctgcatacaggtttctcaggaggcaggtcaggtggtctggtattcccatctctttcataatttcccacattttgctgtgatccacacagtcaaaggctttggcattgtcaataaagcaaaagtagatgtttttctggaactctcttgcttttccgatgagccaacagatgttggcaatttgatctctggttcctctgccttttctaaattcagcttgaacatctggaagttcacggttcacaaactgttgaagcctggcttggagaattttgagcattactttgctagcatgtgagatgagtacaattgtgcggtagcttgagcattctttggcattgcctttctttgggaatggaaataaaactgactttttccagtcctatggctactgctgagttttccaaatctgctggcatattgagtgcagcattttcacagcatcatcttttaggatttgaaatagctcaactaaaaTTCCACTCCACCAATATTCAGTGAGCCTTGATTTTGTACCGGGCCCTGCCCTGAATGTGGAGAGGATACAAAAAGGAATTCCCTCCTTTGGGGAGTCTGTTATGGACCTCATATAAGGATGCCAGGGGTCAATTATTAAATATTCTACCAGGAGCTATGCGTGTGACCATCAACCTGGACAACCAGTTGACCAGAGCAACTCAGTCATAGAGGTGGAATCAGCTCCACTTTTCATAAGAGAAAAGCGAGACTCgaagaggctaagtaacttggCTGTGGTCTCAGAAGAGACAAAGGTGGGGTTCAGAGCCAGGGCTTTCCGAGTTCCAGTCTGATGGCTGTCAGTTTGGCAACTTGCCAGTCACATGGTGGGAGCACACGGGCTGgtggtgggagtggggaaggCAGCCTTCTCAGGACCATTCAAGCCTTGGGCCAAGGCCTTCAAGCCTCTTCATTCAAGCCTGAAGAGGTGGCAGGTCACAGGGGCTCAGGACTCAGGAtgaagaggtgggggaggggtgggggctgggtagGGAGCTGTCCTGTGCGAGTGAAGTCTACACCCAGGGCCATGGGGATCAGTGTGAACCCTGTGGTTGGGTCCAGGATTCGTACTgggggcggaggggcgggggtgCTGAGGTCTCATGCTTGCCTCAGGCCACCCAGGTGCCACTGCTTTTGACTCACCCGGCCCCTCTCTTTCCTCCAGAGTGCTCGAAGCTCTCCAGGAGGCTGTGAGCTGCCATGGGCCAGGCTGGAGGGAAATCATCACGCCTCTTCATCCTTCATGTGTCTGGACGCTGGGAGGAGAGCTAAATATGACTGATTCCACCTCCACCCTCAGAGCTCAGACTACCGTGTCAATGTTTATGTCCAACAGACAGACTGCGAGCTTAAAGGTGCTGTGAGGGGTCTGCACACGGTCTGGGGAGTTAGAAAGGCGGGCGTGGTCAGGCCTACCTGTAAATACCTATTGTTCACTGAGTACTTATCATGTACTATGCACTTTACTCATATCATTTCCTCTCATTCTCATCAAAACGACATGAGGTGGGGACAGCTATTCCCCACTTATCCAAAGTTCACTTTATGCCACTTGCTTTTACGAAAAGACCTAACACTAGCATCTGTTCTTGCTAACTGaaagaaattttcagttttaggaaagtggagaaaattctcatttttaggaaaaaaggcAAGAAGCAAAACAGCATTCAGCATTGGTTTTGCAGGGAGCAGTTTTGGAGGCAGCTTGCACTCCAAGCAGCCAGAATAGCCCTGCCAAGCAACTCCACCAGAAACTGCACCCATCGCAGCACCGTGAGCATCTGTGCTCCACCTCGATTTATGCTATGCTTCTGTTAGCAAGCTGTTGTGTCCTAAGGTAACTGCTTCTTCACTTTACACCATTTCGGTTTACAAAAGGTTTCACAGGAATGCTCTATTTTCAGATATCTGGGAagcctatagttttttttttttttttaatgtttatttatttatatttggctgtttggggtctttgttgcttcatggGCTAtcctctagttgcaatgagtgggggctactctccagttgcggtgcacgAGCTTCTCGTTGTGGTAGCTTCTCTcatcgtggagcacaggctctagggcccgtgggctcagtggttgtggcccaGGGGGTTAGTTGCCcggggcacgtgggatcctcctggatcagggattgaaaccttgGGATAGGCGGGTAGGAAAGACTGAGCAGATGTGACACTTGAGCCAAAGCCACACCTAATCAAGGCGGAACTCAGCAGGTGAGGACCTTGCAGCAGCTCAGGGCCTGCGCTGGGTCTCTGGACCCTACACTGGAGACCTGGCCAGCAGCCTCACCCTGGAGTCCTCATGAGCGCCAGCAAGCAGTCTGGACCAGCAGGGCTCTGGGTTGCAAATAAGAGAAAACAGCATTGGGTAATTTGAGCAAACAAGGAAGGATACTGGGGAGTCAGGGAACTCTGAGGAAGAAGACTCAAAGGACCAGAGGTGTGGGATGCTGGCTGCCAGAACCACATGAGGACCCCACCACAGTGCTCTGCCATCTCCACACTGGACCACAGAGGTCCAGGGCTGCCACTGGACCTGTGAGGCCTTCACCTCACTGAATCCTCAACgatccttccctctcctcctggtcCTCGGTCCAGGTCCTCATGCACAGTCTGACTGGTTGACTCAGGTCAGATGTGCATGTTCTGGTCACTGGGATCAGAGCAAGCAAGTGTCTGACCCCTTCATGCCCAAGAAGAAAAGCGGGTCTTGCTATTGGGCCATTTGTAGGGGTTGACACTCTCGGCAGCCAAAACCTGATAACATCCATTACACGACTGCATGGACAATGGGAAGTTAACAAAGGGTGTTTTTCTCAtggctgcttttatttttgggggggttgtgctgggtctttgttgctgcacgcaggctttctcaagttgcagcaagctactcttcattgtgggcttctcatcgcagtggcttctcttttgcagagcacaggctctaagcacacgggctcagcagttgcacaCGGGCTCAGCGtagctcgtgggctctagagcacaggctaggCAGCTGTgacacactggcttagttgctctgcagcacatgggataCTCCTGGACCAAAGATCAAACTTGTGTACTTATACGTAcaacagaatataaaaaaatgtatatattacgttctatccattcatccatcgatggTTATTTGTGCTATTTCCAACTTCTGGCAACTGTGAATAATGTTCCTATGAACATGGGTGCAAATATCTTGAGAccctgctttcacttcttttggatATTGTACCCAGAAGTGAATTGTATCAATATACATTTTTGTTATACACAATAGGTacgatggaatattatccagtctTTAAAAGGAATTGATTCTGACACATgctgtaacatggatgaaccttgaaaacaggGTAAGTGAAATGAGACATAAAGGAATGTcgctggtgattcagtggttaagaatccgccttccaatgcaagatcccgtgtgccacaggGCACCTAAGCCGGAGTggcacaatgaagacccagtgcagccaaaataaaaataaacaaagttttaaaaacttttaagaaagaaatgagacacAAAAGGGCAAACATTCTCTGACTCCTTATAGACAGAAAGTAGGCTGGTGGGTGCCAGAAGCTGAGGCAATAGGGAATAGGGAATTACTTGCTGTCTAACAGGGACAGTCTCACTTTGGGAGGATGAAAAGGTCCTAGAGATGAATGATGGTGGTGGCTGCACAGCATTGTGAGTGTTTAATGCTACCAAACTGTACACTCAAGAtgcttaaaatggtaaattttatgttatgtactttgtcacaataaattaaaaaaaaaaaaaaaaaaaaaaccaccactcTGGACTTGCCTGATGGTACAGTGGACAGAAATCCACGTAATACACAGGGCTGTTGTTAAGGATTGAGTCAGATAACATGTGGGATTATTGTATCAAAGGGTTTTAAGCAGGAGagaaacagcatcatattttgTCTCTTAGAACTCATTCTAAGGAGATCCACTAGGAGGCCAGGGCGAATGTCCAGGGGCCACagaggtgggatggaggggtgTTGAGGAGGTTTTGGCTGATGGGATGGGGTGAAGGAGAGGGTAGACCTACAGATGACCCCAggttcctggctgtgtgactggGTCAGCAGGTGGTGTTGATAACAAGAGCACA of Bubalus bubalis isolate 160015118507 breed Murrah chromosome 5, NDDB_SH_1, whole genome shotgun sequence contains these proteins:
- the LOC123333856 gene encoding uncharacterized protein LOC123333856 yields the protein MAAHSLLESFEHSGGKRGAGGPSISYFNSSLSPGGHSPGLLTLALSHCKKSRGGWKGETSGTVGVAHQVSYHLPQCPWDGQTAHSEPEEKPAPPPAAEQKSEDTQISGEPDTEPSFSDSSEQQLGQEQEASAPFLFTLLTAIEPASDPAEDLDLQESQFLDKEDWGPQQTSKEMSHLQNVCLRLQESLSTIQADNLALGEKLRDLPDSLYKSLKEEARAILEGEKAIQEEGKAFQEEGKAIQEGAQAVQEGALFQVPGTPPSSGWGETTSLPSATQPVPPCLQQPSSQMAGLVILQPDPALNSRNTCQP